The Phyllopteryx taeniolatus isolate TA_2022b chromosome 17, UOR_Ptae_1.2, whole genome shotgun sequence genome window below encodes:
- the emsy gene encoding BRCA2-interacting transcriptional repressor EMSY isoform X3 — MTSASAPSRTMVVCYSYTSTTGTSTSSTATSCAVGTATKSPRPPSPSSSVVVLPSGSTVYVKSVSCSDEDEKPRKRRRTNSSSSSPVLLKEVAKVSPPVAKHMAAPPVVSGSPKMSNIMQSIANSLPPHLSPVKITFTKPTIQTTNTATQKVIIVTTSPSSNFVPNILSKSHNNAGTSKQASSAILTTPTQKQTVVFPAANSSPSAAPAVTNVVSSTPSAVMSTVSMCTSSAGVKVASARLPSPKTLVGSTTQILSQFPKQQSPKQLQASTVGASGVGQAQTVAAAATSPGPKPTIQIKQESGLKIITQQVQPSKILPKPSSVALSSSSSSPIMVVSSNGAIMTTKLVTQPTATQATYTRPTVTPNLGARITASAGGATYVKTTSGSIITVVPKSLATLGGKIISSNIVSGTTTKITTIPMSSKPNVIVVQKTSGKGATIQGLPGKNVVTTLLNAGVEKSLQAVPGAKPAIITTTRPITKMIVTQPKGLSAASSSTATKIIPTKIVYGQQGKTQVLIKPKPVFQTAVVSEQTRQLVTETLQQVTRSADVGHITTQEGSAKDECGGAMETAGSAGETLHGREELVPTCAVFVEEAEYSRRSIDTETQPVLHVLSSREKDWTEQEVSVESAPTVIYQEVTAGESQSAASTIKALLELQQTSVKEKGESKPMQHTHIDLSQMAVPIQLAQEKMISPESSRPPSSEAEAVTAVAADALATGKVSRAGALAEDDVAVAASSANPHKIVGQVTLVTKPVAAPPVTTVTHSSLKPPDGKTESALEVSELEGDTLDPQTGLFYRSTSQTDVPKQAPHAAPQPPAASQPESSTLSPPLLPPPAPPPPQLQSKPQLNQAPSSSSSSSSPAKKLPKLREQSQAKPPGAGATSPVTPQLPKLQQAPTSHHRPLHAPMSHPPPLQAHHPVGADKGLPGQQPIITQSATVTKITFGSAHHQPAHVPPVLSGSEAELAGESGSGPRGDETSVSDILKISMMEAQIDPSTEPMVVDSSSDRPPLPQALQAQAAADTDRFVGSSAVTAQQHFGNERLEVIEVIPQYSIVPDSSQSNVVVEPSGFLEITNYTSQQLDDDEGDGPADHEVDSGNDAGPPTP, encoded by the exons ATGACGAGCGCCTCTGCACCATCGCGTACCA TGGTAGTGTGTTATTCCTACACAAGCACGACGggcacatccaccagctccacGGCAACCAGCTGTGCCGTGGGAACGGCCACCAAGTCCCCGCGGCCGCCCAGCCCGTCGTCCAGCGTGGTGGTGTTGCCCAGTGGGAGCACTGTCTATGTGAAAA GCGTGAGCTGTTCCGACGAGGACGAGAAGCCACGCAAGCGACGCCGTACCAACTCGTCCAGCTCGTCGCCGGTGTTGCTGAAGGAGGTCGCCAAGGTGTCGCCACCCGTGGCCAAGCACATGGCGGCGCCGCCGGTGGTGAGCGGCAGCCCCAAGATGAGCAACATCATGCAGAGCATCGCCAACTCGCTGCCGCCGCACCTGTCGCCCGTCAAGATCACCTTCACCAAACCCACCATCCAGACCACCAACACTGCCACCCAAAAG GTGATCATCGTGACGACGTCGCCCAGCTCCAACTTTGTCCCGAACATCTTGTCCAAGTCTCACAACAACGCCGGCACGTCCAAGCAAGCCTCCAGCGCCATTCTGACCACGCCCACCCAGAAGCAGACTGTGGTCTTCCCGGCAGCCAATTCAAGCCCCTCGGCCGCGCCCGCCGTCACCAACGTGGTCTCCTCTACGCCCTCGGCCGTCATGTCCACCGTGTCCATGT GCACCTCCTCGGCAGGAGTCAAGGTGGCCTCGGCCAGGTTGCCCTCTCCGAAGACGCTGGTGGGCTCGACCACGCAGATCCTGAGCCAGTTTCCCAAGCAGCAGTCGCCCAAACAGCTGCAAGCGTCCACCGTGGGGGCGTCTGGCGTGGGCCAGGCCCAGACCGTCGCTGCCGCCGCCACCTCGCCGGGCCCCAAGCCCACCATTCAGATCAAGCAAGAGTCTg GGTTGAAGATCATCACGCAGCAGGTCCAGCCCAGCAAAATCCTGCCCAAGCCGTCGTCGGTGGCTCTGTCCAGCAGCAGCTCCTCCCCCATCATGGTGGTCAGCAGCAACGGAGCTATCATGACCACCAAGCTGGTCACTCAGCCCACAG CCACCCAGGCAACCTACACGCGGCCCACCGTCACTCCGAACCTTGGCGCCCGGATCACAGCCTCGGCCGGGGGCGCCACCTACGTCAAGACCACGAGTGGCAGCATCATCACGGTGGTGCCCAAGTCCTTGGCCACGCTGGGGGGGAAGATCATCAGCAGCAACATCGTGTCTG GCACCACCACAAAGATCACCACCATCCCCATGTCGTCCAAACCCAACGTGATTGTGGTCCAGAAAACCAGCGGCAAAGGGGCCACCATCCAAGGGCTGCCGGGCAAGAACGTGGTCACCACGCTGTTGAACGCGGGG GTTGAGAAGAGCCTGCAGGCCGTCCCGGGGGCCAAGCCGgccatcatcaccaccaccaggCCCATCACCAAGATGATCGTCACGCAGCCCAAAGGCCTGAGCGCCGCGTCCTCGTCCACTGCCACCAAGATCATCCCCACCAAGATTGTCTACGGCCAGCAGGGCAAGACGCAG GTGCTCATCAAGCCCAAGCCGGTGTTCCAAACGGCCGTGGTGAGCGAACAGACCCGGCAGCTGGTCACCGAGACCCTGCAGCAGGTGACCCGCTCGGCCGACGTGGGCCACATTACGACTCAAGAAGGCTCTGCCAAGGACGAGTGCGGCGGCGCCATGGAAACCGCCGGCTCGGCCGGCGAAACGTTGCACGGTAGGGAGGAACTCGTTCCTACATGCGCCGTGTTTGTGGAGGAGGCAGAGTACTCACGCAGAAGTATAGATACTG AAACCCAGCCCGTGCTGCACGTGCTGTCCTCAAGAGAGAAAGATTGGACAGAGCAGGAGGTGTCGGTGGAGTCGGCCCCGACCGTCATCTACCAGGAGGTGACCGCCGGGGAATCCCAGTCGGCCGCGTCCACCATTAAAGCTCTGCTGGAGCTGCAGCAGACTTCAG tgaAGGAGAAGGGCGAGTCTAAACCCATGCAGCACACCCACATTGACCTCAGCCAGATGGCGGTGCCCATCCAGCTGGCGCAGGAAAAGATGATCAGCCCGGAATCATCCAGGCCGCCCAGCTCGGAGGCCGAAGCGGTCACTGCTGTCGCCGCCGATGCCCTGGCGACAG GTAAAGTGAGCAGGGCGGGCGCGTTGGCAGAGGACGACGTGGCTGTGGCCGCGTCCTCCGCTAATCCCCACAAAATTGTCGGCCAGGTTACCCTGGTAACCAAGCCGGTCGCCGCCCCACCTGTAACCACGGTGACGCACAGCAGCCTCAAG CCTCCTGATGGTAAAACCGAGTCGGCGCTGGAGGTGAGCGAGCTGGAAGGCGACACTCTGGACCCTCAGACGGGCTTGTTCTACCGCTCCACCAGCCAGACGGACGTCCCCAAGCAAGCCCCCCACGCCGCTCCTCAGCCCCCAGCTGCCAGCCAACCAGAGAGTTCcactctttctcctcctcttcttcctcctcctgctcctcctcctccacaacTGCAGAGTAAACCTCAGCTCAACCAGGCTCcttcctcatcctcttcttcctcctcgccGGCCAAGAAGCTCCCCAAACTACGAGAGCAGAGTCAGGCCAAACCTCCGGGCGCCGGCGCCACGTCGCCCGTCACGCCGCAGCTGCCCAAACTGCAGCAGGCGCCCACGTCCCACCACAGGCCGCTGCACGCGCCCATGTCGCACCCGCCGCCGCTGCAGGCGCACCACCCGGTCGGCGCCGACAAGGGCTTGCCAGGACAG cagccaatcatcaCGCAGAGCGCCACCGTCACCAAGATCACTTTCGGCAGCGCCCACCACCAGCCCGCCCACGTTCCGCCCGTCCTGAGCGGCAGCGAGGCCGAGCTGGCGGGAGAGTCTGGCTCGGGGCCCCGGGGCGACGAGACGTCCGTGTCGGACATCCTGAAGATTTCAATGATGGAGGCCCAAATTGACCCCAGCACCGAGCCCATGGTGGTGGACTCATCCTCCGACCGGCCCCCCCTGCCCCAGGCCCTGCAGGCGCAGGCCGCCGCGGACACCGACCGGTTCGTCGGCAGCTCTGCGGTCACGGCGCAACAACATTTTGGCAATGAACGCCTGGAGGTCATCGAG GTAATCCCTCAGTACTCGATCGTGCCGGACTCGAGCCAGTCCAACGTGGTGGTGGAGCCCAGCGGCTTCCTGGAGATCACCAACTACACCAGCCAGCAGCTGGACGACGACGAGGGTGACGGCCCCGCCGACCACGAGGTGGACAGCGGCAACGACGCCGGCCCCCCGACGCCGTAG
- the emsy gene encoding BRCA2-interacting transcriptional repressor EMSY isoform X1, translating into MKCTQSAQRVLMIQLEKPVLTGTMPVVWPTILDLGRDECKRILRKLELEAYASVISALRAQGDLTKDKKDLLGELTKILGISTERHRAEVRRAVNDERLCTIAYHMAGQNSSSEWSIEGRRLVPLMPRLVPQTAFTATANAVASAAATHNASLLLPAETGNKEVVVCYSYTSTTGTSTSSTATSCAVGTATKSPRPPSPSSSVVVLPSGSTVYVKSVSCSDEDEKPRKRRRTNSSSSSPVLLKEVAKVSPPVAKHMAAPPVVSGSPKMSNIMQSIANSLPPHLSPVKITFTKPTIQTTNTATQKVIIVTTSPSSNFVPNILSKSHNNAGTSKQASSAILTTPTQKQTVVFPAANSSPSAAPAVTNVVSSTPSAVMSTVSMCTSSAGVKVASARLPSPKTLVGSTTQILSQFPKQQSPKQLQASTVGASGVGQAQTVAAAATSPGPKPTIQIKQESGLKIITQQVQPSKILPKPSSVALSSSSSSPIMVVSSNGAIMTTKLVTQPTATQATYTRPTVTPNLGARITASAGGATYVKTTSGSIITVVPKSLATLGGKIISSNIVSGTTTKITTIPMSSKPNVIVVQKTSGKGATIQGLPGKNVVTTLLNAGVEKSLQAVPGAKPAIITTTRPITKMIVTQPKGLSAASSSTATKIIPTKIVYGQQGKTQVLIKPKPVFQTAVVSEQTRQLVTETLQQVTRSADVGHITTQEGSAKDECGGAMETAGSAGETLHGREELVPTCAVFVEEAEYSRRSIDTETQPVLHVLSSREKDWTEQEVSVESAPTVIYQEVTAGESQSAASTIKALLELQQTSVKEKGESKPMQHTHIDLSQMAVPIQLAQEKMISPESSRPPSSEAEAVTAVAADALATGKVSRAGALAEDDVAVAASSANPHKIVGQVTLVTKPVAAPPVTTVTHSSLKPPDGKTESALEVSELEGDTLDPQTGLFYRSTSQTDVPKQAPHAAPQPPAASQPESSTLSPPLLPPPAPPPPQLQSKPQLNQAPSSSSSSSSPAKKLPKLREQSQAKPPGAGATSPVTPQLPKLQQAPTSHHRPLHAPMSHPPPLQAHHPVGADKGLPGQQPIITQSATVTKITFGSAHHQPAHVPPVLSGSEAELAGESGSGPRGDETSVSDILKISMMEAQIDPSTEPMVVDSSSDRPPLPQALQAQAAADTDRFVGSSAVTAQQHFGNERLEVIEVIPQYSIVPDSSQSNVVVEPSGFLEITNYTSQQLDDDEGDGPADHEVDSGNDAGPPTP; encoded by the exons CTCATGATTCAGCTGGAGAAACCGGTGCTGACTGGGACCATGCCGGTGGTCTGGCCCACCATCCTTGACCTGGGCAGAGATGAGTGCAAAAGGATACTGCGCAAACTGG AGCTGGAGGCGTACGCCAGCGTCATCAGCGCCCTGCGAGCCCAAGGAGACCTGACCAAGGACAAGAAAGATCTGCTGGGAGAGCTTACCAAAATCCTCGG CATTTCAACCGAGCGTCACCGCGCCGAAGTCCGCCGGGCGGTCAATGACGAGCGCCTCTGCACCATCGCGTACCA CATGGCGGGTCAGAACAGCTCGTCCGAGTGGTCCATCGAAGGCCGCCGGCTGGTCCCGCTGATGCCGAGGCTGGTCCCGCAAACGGCGTTCACCGCTACGGCCAATGCGGTCGCCAGCGCCGCCGCCACTCACAACGCCTCCTTGCTATTGCCAGCTGAGACGGGCAACAAGGAAG TGGTAGTGTGTTATTCCTACACAAGCACGACGggcacatccaccagctccacGGCAACCAGCTGTGCCGTGGGAACGGCCACCAAGTCCCCGCGGCCGCCCAGCCCGTCGTCCAGCGTGGTGGTGTTGCCCAGTGGGAGCACTGTCTATGTGAAAA GCGTGAGCTGTTCCGACGAGGACGAGAAGCCACGCAAGCGACGCCGTACCAACTCGTCCAGCTCGTCGCCGGTGTTGCTGAAGGAGGTCGCCAAGGTGTCGCCACCCGTGGCCAAGCACATGGCGGCGCCGCCGGTGGTGAGCGGCAGCCCCAAGATGAGCAACATCATGCAGAGCATCGCCAACTCGCTGCCGCCGCACCTGTCGCCCGTCAAGATCACCTTCACCAAACCCACCATCCAGACCACCAACACTGCCACCCAAAAG GTGATCATCGTGACGACGTCGCCCAGCTCCAACTTTGTCCCGAACATCTTGTCCAAGTCTCACAACAACGCCGGCACGTCCAAGCAAGCCTCCAGCGCCATTCTGACCACGCCCACCCAGAAGCAGACTGTGGTCTTCCCGGCAGCCAATTCAAGCCCCTCGGCCGCGCCCGCCGTCACCAACGTGGTCTCCTCTACGCCCTCGGCCGTCATGTCCACCGTGTCCATGT GCACCTCCTCGGCAGGAGTCAAGGTGGCCTCGGCCAGGTTGCCCTCTCCGAAGACGCTGGTGGGCTCGACCACGCAGATCCTGAGCCAGTTTCCCAAGCAGCAGTCGCCCAAACAGCTGCAAGCGTCCACCGTGGGGGCGTCTGGCGTGGGCCAGGCCCAGACCGTCGCTGCCGCCGCCACCTCGCCGGGCCCCAAGCCCACCATTCAGATCAAGCAAGAGTCTg GGTTGAAGATCATCACGCAGCAGGTCCAGCCCAGCAAAATCCTGCCCAAGCCGTCGTCGGTGGCTCTGTCCAGCAGCAGCTCCTCCCCCATCATGGTGGTCAGCAGCAACGGAGCTATCATGACCACCAAGCTGGTCACTCAGCCCACAG CCACCCAGGCAACCTACACGCGGCCCACCGTCACTCCGAACCTTGGCGCCCGGATCACAGCCTCGGCCGGGGGCGCCACCTACGTCAAGACCACGAGTGGCAGCATCATCACGGTGGTGCCCAAGTCCTTGGCCACGCTGGGGGGGAAGATCATCAGCAGCAACATCGTGTCTG GCACCACCACAAAGATCACCACCATCCCCATGTCGTCCAAACCCAACGTGATTGTGGTCCAGAAAACCAGCGGCAAAGGGGCCACCATCCAAGGGCTGCCGGGCAAGAACGTGGTCACCACGCTGTTGAACGCGGGG GTTGAGAAGAGCCTGCAGGCCGTCCCGGGGGCCAAGCCGgccatcatcaccaccaccaggCCCATCACCAAGATGATCGTCACGCAGCCCAAAGGCCTGAGCGCCGCGTCCTCGTCCACTGCCACCAAGATCATCCCCACCAAGATTGTCTACGGCCAGCAGGGCAAGACGCAG GTGCTCATCAAGCCCAAGCCGGTGTTCCAAACGGCCGTGGTGAGCGAACAGACCCGGCAGCTGGTCACCGAGACCCTGCAGCAGGTGACCCGCTCGGCCGACGTGGGCCACATTACGACTCAAGAAGGCTCTGCCAAGGACGAGTGCGGCGGCGCCATGGAAACCGCCGGCTCGGCCGGCGAAACGTTGCACGGTAGGGAGGAACTCGTTCCTACATGCGCCGTGTTTGTGGAGGAGGCAGAGTACTCACGCAGAAGTATAGATACTG AAACCCAGCCCGTGCTGCACGTGCTGTCCTCAAGAGAGAAAGATTGGACAGAGCAGGAGGTGTCGGTGGAGTCGGCCCCGACCGTCATCTACCAGGAGGTGACCGCCGGGGAATCCCAGTCGGCCGCGTCCACCATTAAAGCTCTGCTGGAGCTGCAGCAGACTTCAG tgaAGGAGAAGGGCGAGTCTAAACCCATGCAGCACACCCACATTGACCTCAGCCAGATGGCGGTGCCCATCCAGCTGGCGCAGGAAAAGATGATCAGCCCGGAATCATCCAGGCCGCCCAGCTCGGAGGCCGAAGCGGTCACTGCTGTCGCCGCCGATGCCCTGGCGACAG GTAAAGTGAGCAGGGCGGGCGCGTTGGCAGAGGACGACGTGGCTGTGGCCGCGTCCTCCGCTAATCCCCACAAAATTGTCGGCCAGGTTACCCTGGTAACCAAGCCGGTCGCCGCCCCACCTGTAACCACGGTGACGCACAGCAGCCTCAAG CCTCCTGATGGTAAAACCGAGTCGGCGCTGGAGGTGAGCGAGCTGGAAGGCGACACTCTGGACCCTCAGACGGGCTTGTTCTACCGCTCCACCAGCCAGACGGACGTCCCCAAGCAAGCCCCCCACGCCGCTCCTCAGCCCCCAGCTGCCAGCCAACCAGAGAGTTCcactctttctcctcctcttcttcctcctcctgctcctcctcctccacaacTGCAGAGTAAACCTCAGCTCAACCAGGCTCcttcctcatcctcttcttcctcctcgccGGCCAAGAAGCTCCCCAAACTACGAGAGCAGAGTCAGGCCAAACCTCCGGGCGCCGGCGCCACGTCGCCCGTCACGCCGCAGCTGCCCAAACTGCAGCAGGCGCCCACGTCCCACCACAGGCCGCTGCACGCGCCCATGTCGCACCCGCCGCCGCTGCAGGCGCACCACCCGGTCGGCGCCGACAAGGGCTTGCCAGGACAG cagccaatcatcaCGCAGAGCGCCACCGTCACCAAGATCACTTTCGGCAGCGCCCACCACCAGCCCGCCCACGTTCCGCCCGTCCTGAGCGGCAGCGAGGCCGAGCTGGCGGGAGAGTCTGGCTCGGGGCCCCGGGGCGACGAGACGTCCGTGTCGGACATCCTGAAGATTTCAATGATGGAGGCCCAAATTGACCCCAGCACCGAGCCCATGGTGGTGGACTCATCCTCCGACCGGCCCCCCCTGCCCCAGGCCCTGCAGGCGCAGGCCGCCGCGGACACCGACCGGTTCGTCGGCAGCTCTGCGGTCACGGCGCAACAACATTTTGGCAATGAACGCCTGGAGGTCATCGAG GTAATCCCTCAGTACTCGATCGTGCCGGACTCGAGCCAGTCCAACGTGGTGGTGGAGCCCAGCGGCTTCCTGGAGATCACCAACTACACCAGCCAGCAGCTGGACGACGACGAGGGTGACGGCCCCGCCGACCACGAGGTGGACAGCGGCAACGACGCCGGCCCCCCGACGCCGTAG
- the emsy gene encoding BRCA2-interacting transcriptional repressor EMSY isoform X2, translating into MKCTQSAQRVLMIQLEKPVLTGTMPVVWPTILDLGRDECKRILRKLELEAYASVISALRAQGDLTKDKKDLLGELTKILGISTERHRAEVRRAVNDERLCTIAYHMAGQNSSSEWSIEGRRLVPLMPRLVPQTAFTATANAVASAAATHNASLLLPAETGNKEVVVCYSYTSTTGTSTSSTATSCAVGTATKSPRPPSPSSSVVVLPSGSTVYVKSVSCSDEDEKPRKRRRTNSSSSSPVLLKEVAKVSPPVAKHMAAPPVVSGSPKMSNIMQSIANSLPPHLSPVKITFTKPTIQTTNTATQKVIIVTTSPSSNFVPNILSKSHNNAGTSKQASSAILTTPTQKQTVVFPAANSSPSAAPAVTNVVSSTPSAVMSTVSMCTSSAGVKVASARLPSPKTLVGSTTQILSQFPKQQSPKQLQASTVGASGVGQAQTVAAAATSPGPKPTIQIKQESGLKIITQQVQPSKILPKPSSVALSSSSSSPIMVVSSNGAIMTTKLVTQPTATQATYTRPTVTPNLGARITASAGGATYVKTTSGSIITVVPKSLATLGGKIISSNIVSGTTTKITTIPMSSKPNVIVVQKTSGKGATIQGLPGKNVVTTLLNAGVEKSLQAVPGAKPAIITTTRPITKMIVTQPKGLSAASSSTATKIIPTKIVYGQQGKTQVLIKPKPVFQTAVVSEQTRQLVTETLQQVTRSADVGHITTQEGSAKDECGGAMETAGSAGETLHETQPVLHVLSSREKDWTEQEVSVESAPTVIYQEVTAGESQSAASTIKALLELQQTSVKEKGESKPMQHTHIDLSQMAVPIQLAQEKMISPESSRPPSSEAEAVTAVAADALATGKVSRAGALAEDDVAVAASSANPHKIVGQVTLVTKPVAAPPVTTVTHSSLKPPDGKTESALEVSELEGDTLDPQTGLFYRSTSQTDVPKQAPHAAPQPPAASQPESSTLSPPLLPPPAPPPPQLQSKPQLNQAPSSSSSSSSPAKKLPKLREQSQAKPPGAGATSPVTPQLPKLQQAPTSHHRPLHAPMSHPPPLQAHHPVGADKGLPGQQPIITQSATVTKITFGSAHHQPAHVPPVLSGSEAELAGESGSGPRGDETSVSDILKISMMEAQIDPSTEPMVVDSSSDRPPLPQALQAQAAADTDRFVGSSAVTAQQHFGNERLEVIEVIPQYSIVPDSSQSNVVVEPSGFLEITNYTSQQLDDDEGDGPADHEVDSGNDAGPPTP; encoded by the exons CTCATGATTCAGCTGGAGAAACCGGTGCTGACTGGGACCATGCCGGTGGTCTGGCCCACCATCCTTGACCTGGGCAGAGATGAGTGCAAAAGGATACTGCGCAAACTGG AGCTGGAGGCGTACGCCAGCGTCATCAGCGCCCTGCGAGCCCAAGGAGACCTGACCAAGGACAAGAAAGATCTGCTGGGAGAGCTTACCAAAATCCTCGG CATTTCAACCGAGCGTCACCGCGCCGAAGTCCGCCGGGCGGTCAATGACGAGCGCCTCTGCACCATCGCGTACCA CATGGCGGGTCAGAACAGCTCGTCCGAGTGGTCCATCGAAGGCCGCCGGCTGGTCCCGCTGATGCCGAGGCTGGTCCCGCAAACGGCGTTCACCGCTACGGCCAATGCGGTCGCCAGCGCCGCCGCCACTCACAACGCCTCCTTGCTATTGCCAGCTGAGACGGGCAACAAGGAAG TGGTAGTGTGTTATTCCTACACAAGCACGACGggcacatccaccagctccacGGCAACCAGCTGTGCCGTGGGAACGGCCACCAAGTCCCCGCGGCCGCCCAGCCCGTCGTCCAGCGTGGTGGTGTTGCCCAGTGGGAGCACTGTCTATGTGAAAA GCGTGAGCTGTTCCGACGAGGACGAGAAGCCACGCAAGCGACGCCGTACCAACTCGTCCAGCTCGTCGCCGGTGTTGCTGAAGGAGGTCGCCAAGGTGTCGCCACCCGTGGCCAAGCACATGGCGGCGCCGCCGGTGGTGAGCGGCAGCCCCAAGATGAGCAACATCATGCAGAGCATCGCCAACTCGCTGCCGCCGCACCTGTCGCCCGTCAAGATCACCTTCACCAAACCCACCATCCAGACCACCAACACTGCCACCCAAAAG GTGATCATCGTGACGACGTCGCCCAGCTCCAACTTTGTCCCGAACATCTTGTCCAAGTCTCACAACAACGCCGGCACGTCCAAGCAAGCCTCCAGCGCCATTCTGACCACGCCCACCCAGAAGCAGACTGTGGTCTTCCCGGCAGCCAATTCAAGCCCCTCGGCCGCGCCCGCCGTCACCAACGTGGTCTCCTCTACGCCCTCGGCCGTCATGTCCACCGTGTCCATGT GCACCTCCTCGGCAGGAGTCAAGGTGGCCTCGGCCAGGTTGCCCTCTCCGAAGACGCTGGTGGGCTCGACCACGCAGATCCTGAGCCAGTTTCCCAAGCAGCAGTCGCCCAAACAGCTGCAAGCGTCCACCGTGGGGGCGTCTGGCGTGGGCCAGGCCCAGACCGTCGCTGCCGCCGCCACCTCGCCGGGCCCCAAGCCCACCATTCAGATCAAGCAAGAGTCTg GGTTGAAGATCATCACGCAGCAGGTCCAGCCCAGCAAAATCCTGCCCAAGCCGTCGTCGGTGGCTCTGTCCAGCAGCAGCTCCTCCCCCATCATGGTGGTCAGCAGCAACGGAGCTATCATGACCACCAAGCTGGTCACTCAGCCCACAG CCACCCAGGCAACCTACACGCGGCCCACCGTCACTCCGAACCTTGGCGCCCGGATCACAGCCTCGGCCGGGGGCGCCACCTACGTCAAGACCACGAGTGGCAGCATCATCACGGTGGTGCCCAAGTCCTTGGCCACGCTGGGGGGGAAGATCATCAGCAGCAACATCGTGTCTG GCACCACCACAAAGATCACCACCATCCCCATGTCGTCCAAACCCAACGTGATTGTGGTCCAGAAAACCAGCGGCAAAGGGGCCACCATCCAAGGGCTGCCGGGCAAGAACGTGGTCACCACGCTGTTGAACGCGGGG GTTGAGAAGAGCCTGCAGGCCGTCCCGGGGGCCAAGCCGgccatcatcaccaccaccaggCCCATCACCAAGATGATCGTCACGCAGCCCAAAGGCCTGAGCGCCGCGTCCTCGTCCACTGCCACCAAGATCATCCCCACCAAGATTGTCTACGGCCAGCAGGGCAAGACGCAG GTGCTCATCAAGCCCAAGCCGGTGTTCCAAACGGCCGTGGTGAGCGAACAGACCCGGCAGCTGGTCACCGAGACCCTGCAGCAGGTGACCCGCTCGGCCGACGTGGGCCACATTACGACTCAAGAAGGCTCTGCCAAGGACGAGTGCGGCGGCGCCATGGAAACCGCCGGCTCGGCCGGCGAAACGTTGCACG AAACCCAGCCCGTGCTGCACGTGCTGTCCTCAAGAGAGAAAGATTGGACAGAGCAGGAGGTGTCGGTGGAGTCGGCCCCGACCGTCATCTACCAGGAGGTGACCGCCGGGGAATCCCAGTCGGCCGCGTCCACCATTAAAGCTCTGCTGGAGCTGCAGCAGACTTCAG tgaAGGAGAAGGGCGAGTCTAAACCCATGCAGCACACCCACATTGACCTCAGCCAGATGGCGGTGCCCATCCAGCTGGCGCAGGAAAAGATGATCAGCCCGGAATCATCCAGGCCGCCCAGCTCGGAGGCCGAAGCGGTCACTGCTGTCGCCGCCGATGCCCTGGCGACAG GTAAAGTGAGCAGGGCGGGCGCGTTGGCAGAGGACGACGTGGCTGTGGCCGCGTCCTCCGCTAATCCCCACAAAATTGTCGGCCAGGTTACCCTGGTAACCAAGCCGGTCGCCGCCCCACCTGTAACCACGGTGACGCACAGCAGCCTCAAG CCTCCTGATGGTAAAACCGAGTCGGCGCTGGAGGTGAGCGAGCTGGAAGGCGACACTCTGGACCCTCAGACGGGCTTGTTCTACCGCTCCACCAGCCAGACGGACGTCCCCAAGCAAGCCCCCCACGCCGCTCCTCAGCCCCCAGCTGCCAGCCAACCAGAGAGTTCcactctttctcctcctcttcttcctcctcctgctcctcctcctccacaacTGCAGAGTAAACCTCAGCTCAACCAGGCTCcttcctcatcctcttcttcctcctcgccGGCCAAGAAGCTCCCCAAACTACGAGAGCAGAGTCAGGCCAAACCTCCGGGCGCCGGCGCCACGTCGCCCGTCACGCCGCAGCTGCCCAAACTGCAGCAGGCGCCCACGTCCCACCACAGGCCGCTGCACGCGCCCATGTCGCACCCGCCGCCGCTGCAGGCGCACCACCCGGTCGGCGCCGACAAGGGCTTGCCAGGACAG cagccaatcatcaCGCAGAGCGCCACCGTCACCAAGATCACTTTCGGCAGCGCCCACCACCAGCCCGCCCACGTTCCGCCCGTCCTGAGCGGCAGCGAGGCCGAGCTGGCGGGAGAGTCTGGCTCGGGGCCCCGGGGCGACGAGACGTCCGTGTCGGACATCCTGAAGATTTCAATGATGGAGGCCCAAATTGACCCCAGCACCGAGCCCATGGTGGTGGACTCATCCTCCGACCGGCCCCCCCTGCCCCAGGCCCTGCAGGCGCAGGCCGCCGCGGACACCGACCGGTTCGTCGGCAGCTCTGCGGTCACGGCGCAACAACATTTTGGCAATGAACGCCTGGAGGTCATCGAG GTAATCCCTCAGTACTCGATCGTGCCGGACTCGAGCCAGTCCAACGTGGTGGTGGAGCCCAGCGGCTTCCTGGAGATCACCAACTACACCAGCCAGCAGCTGGACGACGACGAGGGTGACGGCCCCGCCGACCACGAGGTGGACAGCGGCAACGACGCCGGCCCCCCGACGCCGTAG